The Arachis hypogaea cultivar Tifrunner chromosome 16, arahy.Tifrunner.gnm2.J5K5, whole genome shotgun sequence genome contains a region encoding:
- the LOC112756579 gene encoding uncharacterized protein, with protein MFHRVFWMFPPCTEAFKHYKSLISIDGTHLYGKYGGTLLMAIAQDGNANILPIAFAVVEGETKEAWSFFLSYLRQHVTPQPGVLVISDRHKSIDGALNADDSLWKPPHAFQAFCTRHIAANFMNHFKNKDLKKVLINAAYSKSQREFVHYFGHLRGKNEAITRCLEEMPSSQWAQYADEGRRFGHMTANISECINAVMKGSHNLPVTALIKSSYFRLGKIFARKGSEALAQLQVGAEFSQTLMKAIEFNSKHINTMNIYQFDRLRTSFTVEELAAVPGSRQQNYQVLLDECKCDCGYFQALHLPCRHVLAACSHARID; from the coding sequence ATGTTTCATCGGGTGTTTTGGATGTTTCCACCATGTACCGAGGCTTTCAAGCATTACAAGTCACTAATTTCCATTGATGGCACACACTTATATGGTAAATATGGTGGGACGCTGCTCATGGCCATAGCTCAGGATGGCAACGCAAATATTTTGCCTATTGCATTTGCCGTTGTCGAGGGTGAGACAAAGGAGGCATGGTCGTTCTTTCTGTCGTATCTGCGTCAGCATGTGACTCCACAACCCGGTGTCTTAGTAATTTCAGACAGGCACAAATCAATTGATGGTGCATTGAATGCCGATGATAGTTTATGGAAACCACCTCATGCTTTCCAGGCATTTTGTACGAGACACATTGCTGCCAACTTCATGAATCACTTCAAGAACAAGGACTTGAAGAAGGTTCTGATTAATGCAGCGTATTCGAAGTCGCAGCGGGAGTTCGTTCATTATTTCGGGCATCTGAGGGGCAAAAATGAGGCAATCACGAGGTGCCTTGAAGAGATGCCAAGCTCACAGTGGGCACAGTATGCGGATGAGGGTCGTAGATTCGGGCACATGACGGCAAATATCTCCGAGTGCATAAACGCTGTCATGAAAGGTTCTCACAATTTGCCAGTCACGGCTCTTATCAAGTCAAGTTATTTCCGGTTAGGAAAAATTTTTGCCAGGAAGGGTTCCGAGGCCCTTGCCCAACTCCAAGTCGGTGCCGAGTTCTCACAGACGCTGATGAAGGCCATAGAGTTCAACTCGAAGCACATCAACACAATGAATATTTATCAGTTTGATCGTTTGCGAACTAGCTTCACGGTTGAAGAGTTAGCGGCAGTGCCTGGGTCCAGACAACAGAACTACCAGGTTCTACTCGACGAATGCAAGTGTGACTGTGGGTATTTTCAGGCGCTTCATCTTCCGTGTCGTCACGTCCTCGCAGCATGCTCCCATGCAAGAATTGATTAG